One genomic segment of Choristoneura fumiferana chromosome Z, NRCan_CFum_1, whole genome shotgun sequence includes these proteins:
- the LOC141437327 gene encoding uncharacterized protein isoform X2, protein MCTSAMAEAPRSPRHLHKRRRLSRLLDKLAVQLQNNNHYPPPRWLMLDAPIKQEMPEDVPLDLSLKSEPKIPTPVKPRAYACNACGQTFSVHDRLAKHVASRHRNRVPEAERAYECDICHRRFARSDMLTRHARLHSGVKPYSCSACGQVFSRSDHLATHHRTHTGEKPYRCSACPYAACRRDMITRHMRTHSRRPQPA, encoded by the coding sequence ATGTGTACGTCAGCTATGGCCGAGGCGCCGCGCAGCCCGCGCCACCTCCACAAGCGACGTCGCCTCTCCCGCCTCCTCGACAAGCTAGCTGTCCAGCTACAAAACAACAATCACTACCCACCCCCTCGTTGGCTCATGCTGGACGCTCCAATCAAACAAGAGATGCCCGAAGACGTCCCTTTAGACTTATCATTAAAGTCAGAACCTAAGATCCCTACGCCAGTTAAGCCGAGAGCGTACGCGTGCAATGCTTGCGGTCAGACCTTCAGCGTGCACGATCGCTTAGCTAAGCACGTGGCTTCCCGGCATAGGAACAGAGTGCCTGAAGCTGAGCGCGCGTACGAATGCGATATATGCCACAGGAGGTTCGCGCGTTCGGATATGCTGACGCGGCACGCTCGGCTCCACAGCGGCGTCAAACCTTACTCGTGCTCCGCTTGTGGCCAGGTGTTCTCAAGGTCTGATCATCTGGCTACCCACCACCGTACGCACACTGGGGAGAAGCCGTACCGTTGCTCCGCTTGCCCGTACGCAGCGTGCCGCCGCGATATGATCACTCGCCATATGCGTACACACTCGCGTCGTCCGCAACCCGCCTAA
- the LOC141437327 gene encoding uncharacterized protein isoform X1 — translation MAVADRVHTMDLSGWSAYGADGRGEASAMCTSAMAEAPRSPRHLHKRRRLSRLLDKLAVQLQNNNHYPPPRWLMLDAPIKQEMPEDVPLDLSLKSEPKIPTPVKPRAYACNACGQTFSVHDRLAKHVASRHRNRVPEAERAYECDICHRRFARSDMLTRHARLHSGVKPYSCSACGQVFSRSDHLATHHRTHTGEKPYRCSACPYAACRRDMITRHMRTHSRRPQPA, via the coding sequence GGTGGAGCGCTTATGGAGCCGACGGGCGAGGAGAGGCCAGCGCTATGTGTACGTCAGCTATGGCCGAGGCGCCGCGCAGCCCGCGCCACCTCCACAAGCGACGTCGCCTCTCCCGCCTCCTCGACAAGCTAGCTGTCCAGCTACAAAACAACAATCACTACCCACCCCCTCGTTGGCTCATGCTGGACGCTCCAATCAAACAAGAGATGCCCGAAGACGTCCCTTTAGACTTATCATTAAAGTCAGAACCTAAGATCCCTACGCCAGTTAAGCCGAGAGCGTACGCGTGCAATGCTTGCGGTCAGACCTTCAGCGTGCACGATCGCTTAGCTAAGCACGTGGCTTCCCGGCATAGGAACAGAGTGCCTGAAGCTGAGCGCGCGTACGAATGCGATATATGCCACAGGAGGTTCGCGCGTTCGGATATGCTGACGCGGCACGCTCGGCTCCACAGCGGCGTCAAACCTTACTCGTGCTCCGCTTGTGGCCAGGTGTTCTCAAGGTCTGATCATCTGGCTACCCACCACCGTACGCACACTGGGGAGAAGCCGTACCGTTGCTCCGCTTGCCCGTACGCAGCGTGCCGCCGCGATATGATCACTCGCCATATGCGTACACACTCGCGTCGTCCGCAACCCGCCTAA